The DNA region AGGCCATTACGGGAGTTGCTGAAGGTGTTCACGCAGCCTACCAAGCATATCGCTACGTTAACGAGAATGAGTTCATTTATGCTCGCCAGCACAAAGAATAGCAGAAAAAAGCTCAATCTACTCTAGCCACGTATGCAGTACCTGGCGAATTCCTTTGAATCTGTTTGACAAAGAGTTAGGTGTTTGTCTTCTTTTTGGTCACTCTTCAGTTGCCTCGTATAATTTGTCAACGAATTCGTTTGGTGTGATATTACCCTCGGCTGTGATTACTTCGTTGAAAATCGCTTTGGGAACTCCGAAAACCTCATACTGCTGAGCTAACTCCTTGAATTCCAATGATTCTATCATGTCTGCTTCTATTTTCGGATTGATTATGGCTGCTTGATGTGCAAGACGAACTACGTTGGGGCAATAAGGGCATTGAGGTGTTGTAAATACCTGAACATGAACAGCCCTGTCTATTGCTTCGATATCCGCGACCATTTCGTCAGGCAAATCGACAGACCCTGTAGATACATTGATTATATCTGAAATGAGTGCTCCAAACTCATGGCCTGCTGGGATTCCATAGAAACGCACTTTGTATTTTTTCTCACCATGAAGAACAATAGCAGGGGTAAACCGTATACCCATCTCCGTTGCAGTTTCCTTTTCCTGGGGGAAACTGTGCTCAACTAATTCAATCTTGTCGGAAACTTCCGCAACGTTGCCAGTGAGACCTCTCGTGTCATTACAGTAAAGGCAATCATGATCCTCTAAGAAAAGATGCATGGTAACTTGGTTTTCAAGTGCCTTGAACCTCTTCTCAACCTCTTTTCTCGTTTCTTCGTCCATTTCAACAACCATTGGTCACCATCTCTAAGCATGTACTCTATCAGTTCATTATATTCGTTTCCACGATTCTGTCATAAGGCCAAATCCAGATGGGGGGTTAGCGAAGACTGTTGGTTTCTATCTTCTAAATGACTAAATCCATGCAATTCTGGATTTCTCCATGAGCTTTTCCATTGCTGGGGGGATATCTTCCCTGTCTTTGCACTTCTTGTCAGCCACAAGCTCAGCGTCTTCTGGCAATATCACATCGATGAGATCAGGGCACTCGAACAGCGGCGTTAAATCCACCTGTTCAAATTCATTTTCTTCCTGTTCATGATGGCTATAGATATAGAGTTCCTCAAGATTCTTACATTCTGAGAGTGGTTCAAGTGAAATTTCGCTGAGCTTATTTCGGGAAATATCCATGCTGTAAAGCGCAGAGCACTCTGATAGAGGCGTCAAGTCTATCTCTCGGAGCTTATTCATGGCGATTCCAATTCTCCCCAAATTTTCGCAGCTTGATAATGGTTCCAAGTTAATTTCTTCCAGTTCATTGCCTCCAAGTCTCAGGATGTGCAGTTTCGAATCCGCAAGTGGAGTCAAATCGAGGGCCTCCAGATAGTTGTGATGGAGATACAGGTAGCGGATCCCTTCTGCATTTTTTAGTGGGGCAATGTCTATCGAGCGTAATTCATTATACATGAGATTCAATTGCTCAAGCTCATTACAGTTTTCCAAGGGTGATAGGTCCAAACTAGTGAGTAGGTTATTGGCAAGTTCCAATCGATATAGATGAGGACAGTTGGCTAAAGACTGAAGACTTACCTCTCTCAACTTGTTATTGAATAACCGTAGGCTTCGTAATTCCGTACATTTTGCTAATGCAGAAAGATCAACATCTTCCAAAATATTAGTCCCCAAGTTAAGCTTCTCTAGATTCTTACATTCCCTCAAAGGGGCTATATCCAAACTTCTGAAGCTATTCTTAGATAGGTCTAGATTGCGAAGATTAGAACAAGTACCCAGAGGCTCTAAGTCAATTGCAGTAAGCTTGTTCCCGTCAAGTTCTAGCTCAGTAAGCCGATTACAATCCTTAAGCTCTGAGAGATCTATATCTTCAATGGATTTCTTCCGCAGATTAATCATACCATTTTCAAGGCTGGCTGTTTCGGATACTCCGTCTGTTGTCGTGTAAGAAACACTGCATTCTGTCAATATTTTATCCTCTCATCCTGAACCTAACGTATTTGTTCGTGTTAGCGATACTATTTCAGCCTTACTTCTGCTGAGCTTAACACAGATACGACTGCATACGCTTATCATAAAAATCAATAATGTTTATATTATGAAATGTACTTTTGAGTAGTGGGGATTTCAGTGAAATCGAGTAAGAGCATATTGATGAAAATTGTCTTTATCCTGTTCCTTATGATTGCCTTCTGTCAGAATGGAATAACTACTGTTTCAGCACCACCTATACTCTCAGTGCAAAGAACGGGATTCTTCCTCTCGAACGAGACAAATGCAACAATCGACAATGGTGCCCTCACAGTTGGTCTTTCAGTCCTAACAGCTGATGAGGGCAATTTCAGCTATTCTGTGAATATGAATTATTCCTTCCATATACGGAATACTATGGCAAAGAACCACAGCATCGTCCTTGCTTATGCTACTGTTGGCGGTTATAGTGATTTTGTTTCTCCTTTCAAATGGTATGTGGAACCTTCAGGAGAAAACTACACGGCTTCTCAGCATGAATGTACAAATCTAACAGTCCATAATTGGGCTGATGAGGCTGGGATCTATCATCTTATCAATGTGACAATGCGCCCCTTTTCCACTTCTGACATAGATATAGACATTCACTATGATTTCTGGGTCGTAGCTGACTACTTCGACTTTTCTACGGGAGTTGGCCAAAACTTGCCATGGAAATCATCTGCCATGCAGTCTGTCGTAATTTCTATTATGAACAGGACACTATTCGAAGGCATTGATTTCCAGACAAATGAGAATTTGGCAATCTCCACTTTTGAAGAATCGAAGAATGGAACGTGGAATCTGAATATGACCAGATATCATGAGGATTTCCTAATAACCAGACTGAAGCAAAATACTTACTTGCCACCTAGGTCTCCTGTATGTACTCCTGTCGTAGCGGTGGCTGTGGTGTTGATTACTCTGGCGGTTGGATTTTTTGCTCTATGTCAAGAAAGAAAAGCTAAGTCGATGGTACGACTTGGCACAAAGACCAATCTACATCATATTGGTTAGGTTTAATACACAAGAGGCATTGTAGAGACAGAGAAATCTACTGATAAAGGTGAGAAAACAATTGACCAAGTGGAAAAAGCATCTAAAAGAAGTAGACGAGCTTAGGGAAAGAAATAGAGAGCTGGATATGGAGACAGCTCAACGTCTCGATGACATGTTGGCCGACATCAAAGATACTGGGAAAGCTGTGAGTCTGGAATTTCTTAAGGATTTTCTGCGACTACGTCCATCCGATGATGATGCCATACAGGAACTGAAAATGAAGCTCCAAGTAAAAGATGATGTCATCCACCGAGTAATCATTGACGACCAAGACCAATCTGTCTACGTTGCTTTCAACACACCTACTAGAGAGTAGTAGAACCGTGTATCAGCAACCTTTGGGAGATACGGTAGCTTCGAAAAATGCACAAAGATGCGGATTAGAAACCGATCTGCCTACACAACAAGGATATGTAGCTTCTTGAGTAAACGAGCTCCCCGAGTATCTTAACTCGGGGAGTGAATTCACCTGCAATTAGATTACTGCCGATATTTGCTGATAATCGACAGGAAATCCTCTACGTTTTTGGTTATTACATCGAAATTGGCTTCTCGAATTGCCTGTTTGTCGGTTATTGCGCTTCCAACACCCAAGGCGAAAGAACCAGCTTCGAGTAGTGATCCTGCATTTTCAAGGTTAACCCCGCCAGTTGGCACCAAGGGCACCTGAGGCAATGGTGCGCGTACAGCTTTGATATAGGAGGCCCCTCCAAGGTTCTTGTTTGGAAAGACCTTCACTGCATCCGCCCCCATTGTATACGCATCTAGGATTTCAGTGGGCGTCAAAGCTCCAGGTATGCATGGCTTAGCGTAGCGTCTGGATGTCTCGATGAGCTCCCTGGAATAGATGGGGCTGACAATGAACTCGCTACCTGCAAGTATGGCTTTTCTAGCAGTTTCTGCATCAAGAACAGTTCCCGTACCCACAAGAACGTCATCACCGATTTCTGCAGTCAACTCTTCTACCACTTCTGCTGCACCGGGGACACTGAAGGTCACTTCGATGATATTCACACCACCCTCAAGAAACGCATCAGCAACCTTGAAGGCGGTATCTGCTGATTCTACTCTGATAATGGGAATCAGAGCAGTATCGTAAATCAGATTCATGGCTTCCTGCTTGTTCCACATTCTCCTCTCACCGTTCTATCGCTTGATTCGAAGTCCTCTCTCGTATCCTTCTACCAGGTCTTCGACTTCAGATTTATCAACGAAGGCTAGGTCGCCGGGTAGTGTTTGTTTGATTGCCGAGAATGCGGATCCGAAATTAACTGCTTCCTGCAAATCTTCCAATTCTAGGTATCCGTAGATGAATCCCGCACTGCAAGAGTCTCCTCCACCAAGTCGATCAACCACTTCGATTTCATACTTGGGACTCCTAAAGACCTCTCCATCGCTGTATGCAAAGACAGACCAGTTGTTTTTCAGGACTGAGGGTGTCTCTCTTAGGGTTATCACTACTACCTCGAAGCCAAACTTGTCAGACAGTTTCTCTGCAACTTCTTCGTAGTTGTCGCCTGTGATACCATACACCACTTCTGTATCTTCTTCGGTGGTGATCAGAACATCAATGTATTCCGAAGCTGGGTCCGTAAACTCATTTGCTTCTTTAGGTGTCCATAGTTTTCCCCTATAGTTTACGTCATATGAAACCTTGACATCATGCTCTCGAGCAGCCTTGAATGCTTCCATGGTTACTTCAGCACAACTATCACTCAGAGCCGGAGTGATACCGCTTGTGTGGAAGAGCTTGGTACCATCAAACACATCATCCCAGTTGACCTCTCCTTTCTGAATCTTGCTAATCGCAGAATGCTTTCGGTCGTAAATGACTCGATTTGTTCGTGGTGCTGCACCGAATTCAACAAAATAGACGCCACAGCGGTTCTCAGAATCCCAAAGAATGTGCGATGTGTCTACACCATGTTCACGCGCTTTATTCCGAATAAAATGTCCAACCGAGTTATCTCCCAGCTTGGTAACATAGGCCGAATCCAATCCAAGCCGTGAGCACGCAACTGAGACATTCATTTCTGCACCTCCCGCATTAGCATCGTAGCTGTTGGTTTGCTCGAACCGCTGAAAATCGGGTGGTGATAGTCGCAGCATTACCTCTCCAAAAGTTACAACATCATACGCCATATTGCATCATCTCGCATTAAACTCATGTTAAATGAACTGTGTTAAAGCTGTCGTTAAGAATTTTAGAATGTTTTAGGATGCTAATCCCCATCTGATACCTTTGGCAACCAAATACGAAACTCGGTACCCTGTTTTGGTTGGTTTCTTATTCGGTCGTGAATAGATATTTCAGCTCCGTATTTGTCCGCAATTCGCAGGGCCTGAGGTATTCCAACCCCTCCATATCGTCGATTCGAATCGAAGATGGCCTCTTTCTTGGACTCGGGAATACCAGACCCGTTATCAATGATTGATATTTCGTATCCCTTTCCCAGTTTTTCTATTTGGATTCTCACATATGGGTTGCTTTTATTGTTGTGAATAGCAGAATTCTCAAGCAGGTTCATAAGCAGGTTATAGAGATAATCGTCTGCCTCCACTATTGGTGAATCAACCTTTTTAATTAGTTCTACATCCATATAAGGGTAGGATGCCTTAAAGTCAGAAAGCACAACTCCCATTATATCCGAAAGTGATATTTCTCTCAATGGGGCAAACAGGAAACCTCTCATACTATTTACTTTCTGAATCAGATGAGTTGCATCGTTTGAGGCTTCTATGATAGTATCGAAGAAATGATCATCTTTCGATTTTGCAGGCTGGTCTCTTAGAATATCAACGGCCATGATTATTGCCTGAAGATCATTTCTTATGTCATGACCCATCACATCGAGATACAGATTCGCTGTCTCAGCTGCGGTTCTAAGATTCTCCTCCATTTTCTTGCGTTCAGTTATATCAATTCCAGATGAGATGACTCCTGTGATATTGCCTTCTCCATCATACAATGGTGAATTTCGCCATTCTACTATTCGTTCGTTCCCTTCTTTTGTGAGAATGGGATTTTCCATTCTCTCAACATCTTCCCCATTGCCATTTCCCAAGGACTGCAGAACTTCTCTAATGCTCTGACGCAGTTTTCGCGGAATGAAAGAATCAATCCAGTTCTTTCCGATGAGTTCCTTTTCTTCATAACCCAGAATTGAGCAGCCCTTGTCATTTATCGTTTCAATGTGGCCATCCGGATCCAAGATGACCATTATTGAACCCGCAATGTCGAGGTACTTCTGAGCTAGGTCGCGTTCTTCTCGCAATGCTCGTTCTGCTCTGTAACGGTCCGTAATATCACGGATTGTGGTATAGAATTCGGAAGGCTCTTCATGTTCCAAATAGGTCAGAGGAACTGCCCTCATAATAACCCATCTCCGTTCATTCTTTTGTTTATT from Candidatus Lokiarchaeota archaeon includes:
- a CDS encoding glutaredoxin — protein: MVVEMDEETRKEVEKRFKALENQVTMHLFLEDHDCLYCNDTRGLTGNVAEVSDKIELVEHSFPQEKETATEMGIRFTPAIVLHGEKKYKVRFYGIPAGHEFGALISDIINVSTGSVDLPDEMVADIEAIDRAVHVQVFTTPQCPYCPNVVRLAHQAAIINPKIEADMIESLEFKELAQQYEVFGVPKAIFNEVITAEGNITPNEFVDKLYEATEE
- a CDS encoding leucine-rich repeat protein, producing MTECSVSYTTTDGVSETASLENGMINLRKKSIEDIDLSELKDCNRLTELELDGNKLTAIDLEPLGTCSNLRNLDLSKNSFRSLDIAPLRECKNLEKLNLGTNILEDVDLSALAKCTELRSLRLFNNKLREVSLQSLANCPHLYRLELANNLLTSLDLSPLENCNELEQLNLMYNELRSIDIAPLKNAEGIRYLYLHHNYLEALDLTPLADSKLHILRLGGNELEEINLEPLSSCENLGRIGIAMNKLREIDLTPLSECSALYSMDISRNKLSEISLEPLSECKNLEELYIYSHHEQEENEFEQVDLTPLFECPDLIDVILPEDAELVADKKCKDREDIPPAMEKLMEKSRIAWI
- the eda gene encoding bifunctional 4-hydroxy-2-oxoglutarate aldolase/2-dehydro-3-deoxy-phosphogluconate aldolase — encoded protein: MNLIYDTALIPIIRVESADTAFKVADAFLEGGVNIIEVTFSVPGAAEVVEELTAEIGDDVLVGTGTVLDAETARKAILAGSEFIVSPIYSRELIETSRRYAKPCIPGALTPTEILDAYTMGADAVKVFPNKNLGGASYIKAVRAPLPQVPLVPTGGVNLENAGSLLEAGSFALGVGSAITDKQAIREANFDVITKNVEDFLSIISKYRQ
- a CDS encoding sugar kinase — protein: MAYDVVTFGEVMLRLSPPDFQRFEQTNSYDANAGGAEMNVSVACSRLGLDSAYVTKLGDNSVGHFIRNKAREHGVDTSHILWDSENRCGVYFVEFGAAPRTNRVIYDRKHSAISKIQKGEVNWDDVFDGTKLFHTSGITPALSDSCAEVTMEAFKAAREHDVKVSYDVNYRGKLWTPKEANEFTDPASEYIDVLITTEEDTEVVYGITGDNYEEVAEKLSDKFGFEVVVITLRETPSVLKNNWSVFAYSDGEVFRSPKYEIEVVDRLGGGDSCSAGFIYGYLELEDLQEAVNFGSAFSAIKQTLPGDLAFVDKSEVEDLVEGYERGLRIKR